In Myxococcus stipitatus, the following are encoded in one genomic region:
- a CDS encoding GMC family oxidoreductase — protein MSTSKTIFDVVVVGSGACGGWAAKQLTEAGLNVLVLEAGRSERSDRLLWLWHRIRQKLLGYRAESDDSRKQRQTVQSTTFAWPFHPHAFVDDVDNPYTTPDDAPFAWIRARQVGGRTSVKAHGRQFYRLSDFNFKAGSRDGQGPDWPLTLEDLRPHYETVERWMGIHGNADGLDTLPDSVFASHITMNPAEQRLKERVERRWPERRVVVRRTASAPVTIPAALKTGRLTLRTHAVVNQVLYDAKTGRASGVSYVDTSSGKTREAHGRVVVLAAGTIETTRLLLHSKSAAFPEGLGNSSGQLGRNLMDHTYLLGIEARMNLPPEQQRAEQSWAYIPQFRNVTSKEDGFARGYGVQVFTFADTCHFVPFGEMVPRAGNRVTLSATVKDRWGIPAAHIDCRHSDNELKMSADAVASCQEMMKEAGFTVEKVNDALSTPGMAIHEVGTARMGTDPRTSVLNAWNQSWDVSNLYVMDGASFPSQGPQNPTLTMMALAVRASAHIVGELKAGKL, from the coding sequence GTGAGCACGTCCAAGACGATTTTCGATGTGGTGGTGGTGGGGTCCGGAGCGTGCGGTGGGTGGGCGGCCAAGCAGCTCACGGAAGCGGGGCTGAACGTCCTGGTGCTGGAGGCGGGCCGGAGTGAGCGCTCGGACCGGCTGCTCTGGCTCTGGCACCGCATCCGCCAGAAGCTGTTGGGCTATCGCGCGGAGTCGGATGACTCGCGCAAGCAGCGCCAGACGGTGCAATCCACCACCTTCGCGTGGCCCTTCCATCCCCACGCCTTCGTGGACGATGTCGACAATCCCTACACCACGCCGGATGACGCGCCCTTCGCGTGGATTCGCGCGCGGCAGGTCGGCGGGCGCACGTCCGTGAAGGCGCACGGCCGCCAGTTCTATCGGCTGTCTGATTTCAACTTCAAGGCGGGCAGCCGCGACGGGCAAGGGCCGGACTGGCCGCTCACCCTTGAGGACCTTCGGCCGCACTACGAAACCGTGGAGCGGTGGATGGGCATCCACGGCAACGCGGACGGGCTGGACACCCTGCCCGACTCCGTCTTCGCCTCGCACATCACGATGAACCCCGCCGAGCAACGGCTGAAGGAACGCGTGGAGCGCCGCTGGCCGGAGCGCCGCGTGGTGGTCCGCCGCACCGCCTCCGCCCCCGTCACCATCCCCGCGGCGCTGAAGACAGGCCGCCTCACCCTGCGCACCCACGCGGTGGTGAACCAGGTGCTGTACGACGCGAAGACGGGCCGGGCCTCGGGCGTCAGCTATGTCGACACGAGCTCGGGCAAGACACGGGAGGCCCATGGCCGCGTGGTGGTGCTCGCCGCGGGGACCATCGAGACCACGCGCCTGCTCCTGCACTCGAAGAGCGCGGCGTTCCCGGAGGGACTGGGCAACTCCTCGGGGCAGCTGGGCCGCAACCTGATGGACCACACGTACCTGCTCGGCATCGAGGCGCGGATGAACCTGCCCCCCGAGCAGCAGCGCGCCGAGCAGAGCTGGGCGTACATCCCCCAGTTCCGCAACGTCACCTCAAAGGAAGACGGCTTCGCGCGAGGCTACGGCGTGCAGGTCTTCACCTTCGCGGACACGTGTCACTTCGTGCCGTTCGGGGAGATGGTGCCGCGCGCGGGCAACCGCGTGACGTTGAGCGCCACGGTGAAGGACCGCTGGGGGATTCCAGCGGCGCACATCGACTGCCGTCACTCGGACAACGAGCTGAAGATGTCCGCGGACGCCGTCGCGTCATGCCAGGAGATGATGAAGGAAGCGGGCTTCACGGTGGAGAAGGTGAACGACGCCCTCTCCACGCCCGGCATGGCCATTCACGAGGTGGGCACCGCGCGCATGGGCACGGACCCGAGGACGTCCGTGCTCAACGCGTGGAACCAGAGCTGGGACGTGTCCAACCTCTACGTCATGGACGGCGCCAGCTTCCCTTCGCAGGGACCGCAGAACCCCACGCTGACGATGATGGCGCTCGCCGTGCGAGCCAGCGCCCATATCGTCGGCGAGCTCAAGGCCGGCAAGCTCTGA
- a CDS encoding multicopper oxidase family protein produces MWTSSWCVRALVAGARRIALPLLFITAASSCSKQGTAESPRAAQTALREFTGSYPQEARPNGQVRSFDIVAEPTEVELLDGRRLRVWAYNGQVPGPQLRIRLGETLRVRFTNKLPQETTIHWHGVRLPNAMDGVPHATQPPVKPGETFVYEFTPKDAGTYWFHPHVRGSEQVERGLYGVLIVEDANPPPYSRDVMWVVDDWLLDPTGQVDPRFNTRHDLSHDGRWGNVITVNGRSGEVLSVRPGERIRLRMLNSSNGRVVMPDFTGLAAKLIAVDGMYLREPIDPAGIELAPGNRIDLDITFNQSLAAPFTVVDRFSSRRPNALANIVIEGEPVEPPQFESPARAHVPAWKTGMDVPEHHTFRLNARGGGPLGIEWTIDGKAFVDHAQHQHEEPILTLSQGQFYRLRYVNESARLHPIHHHGMFFRLLARNGVPVDEPFFRDTVLIRGRETVDIAMVPTDVGSWMVHCHILEHAEAGMMALIDVRAR; encoded by the coding sequence GTGTGGACTTCTTCGTGGTGCGTGCGGGCCCTCGTGGCCGGCGCACGCCGTATCGCCCTTCCGCTGCTGTTCATCACGGCCGCCAGCTCCTGCTCGAAGCAGGGGACGGCCGAGTCTCCTCGCGCCGCGCAGACCGCGCTGCGTGAGTTCACGGGCTCCTATCCCCAGGAGGCTCGCCCCAATGGACAGGTCCGCTCGTTCGACATCGTCGCCGAGCCCACCGAGGTGGAGCTGTTGGACGGACGCCGCCTGCGCGTCTGGGCCTACAACGGCCAGGTGCCGGGCCCGCAACTGCGCATCCGTCTGGGCGAGACGCTGCGCGTGCGCTTCACCAACAAGCTCCCGCAAGAGACGACCATCCACTGGCACGGCGTGCGTCTGCCCAACGCCATGGACGGAGTGCCTCACGCCACGCAGCCTCCCGTGAAGCCCGGGGAGACGTTCGTCTACGAGTTCACTCCCAAGGACGCGGGCACGTACTGGTTCCATCCGCACGTGCGCGGCAGCGAGCAGGTGGAGCGCGGGTTGTACGGAGTGCTCATCGTCGAGGACGCCAACCCTCCGCCCTACAGCCGCGATGTGATGTGGGTGGTGGACGACTGGCTGCTGGACCCGACGGGGCAGGTGGACCCTCGGTTCAACACGCGGCATGACCTGTCCCACGATGGGCGGTGGGGCAACGTCATCACGGTGAACGGCCGCTCGGGCGAGGTGCTGAGCGTGCGCCCGGGGGAGCGCATCCGGTTGCGCATGCTCAACTCGTCGAACGGGCGCGTGGTGATGCCGGACTTCACGGGGCTGGCCGCGAAGCTCATCGCCGTGGATGGGATGTATCTGCGCGAGCCCATCGACCCCGCGGGCATCGAGCTGGCGCCCGGCAACCGCATCGACCTGGACATCACCTTCAACCAGAGCCTGGCCGCGCCCTTCACCGTCGTGGACCGCTTCTCCTCACGGCGTCCCAACGCGCTGGCGAACATCGTCATCGAGGGGGAGCCCGTGGAGCCTCCCCAGTTCGAGTCTCCCGCCCGCGCCCACGTCCCCGCGTGGAAGACGGGCATGGACGTTCCGGAGCACCACACGTTCCGGTTGAACGCTCGCGGGGGTGGGCCTCTCGGCATCGAGTGGACCATCGACGGCAAGGCGTTCGTCGACCACGCGCAGCATCAGCACGAAGAGCCGATTCTGACGCTGTCACAGGGCCAGTTCTATCGGCTGCGGTACGTCAATGAGTCGGCCCGGCTGCATCCCATCCACCACCACGGGATGTTCTTCCGGTTGCTCGCTCGCAACGGCGTGCCCGTGGATGAGCCGTTCTTCCGCGACACCGTGCTCATTCGCGGACGGGAGACGGTGGACATCGCCATGGTGCCCACCGACGTGGGCTCCTGGATGGTGCACTGCCACATCCTCGAGCACGCCGAGGCCGGAATGATGGCCTTGATTGACGTGCGCGCCCGCTGA
- the lnt gene encoding apolipoprotein N-acyltransferase yields the protein MEGSPSRASRLVGWLCAVAATTAALWAFSLLRAPWTLLGWVALVPWLAAVDSARTTREAWVLGGVLSATFSAGVFSWFPGALHSYSGAPLWLCWTLMLLTAPVLQLQFPVSAAARHLARRAVGKKASWLPPAVGVLVFVGVEWLAPKPFSDTLGQGLVYSERLRQGADLAGAAGLTLVLLLVNECLLAAGVAFRTRGGAYALRRLMAAGALVSGLVGYGAVRLHQVREATQAEPLLVVGAVQANITNYEKLKAERGAYEVVRMILDTHYALSDGLLREAPLDVLVWPETVYPTPFGVPKSEAGAELDAEISGYVSARGVPLIFGSYDVEEGREFNAAMFLSPPAREGGGAPERSVYRKSRLFPLTEWVPEFIDSPPLREWLPWTGRWTPGPGPRTVGLRRRDGRMLRVAPLICYDTISDSYVAEEVRQDADLLLTLSNDSWFSGTHGPALHLTHAIFRSIETRRPQVRVTNSGVSALIDASGEILTDIGDGQRGTRVMRVPSAPVRPGLALMWGHWLGPVALVLAVLLLGGAALGGRGTRL from the coding sequence ATGGAAGGCTCGCCCTCGCGCGCGTCGCGCCTCGTGGGTTGGCTGTGTGCCGTCGCCGCCACCACCGCGGCGCTGTGGGCGTTCTCGTTGCTTCGGGCCCCGTGGACCTTGCTGGGCTGGGTGGCGTTGGTGCCGTGGCTCGCGGCGGTGGACTCGGCGCGCACCACTCGCGAGGCGTGGGTGCTCGGCGGTGTGCTCAGCGCCACGTTCAGCGCGGGGGTCTTCTCGTGGTTCCCGGGGGCCCTGCATTCCTATTCGGGCGCCCCGCTCTGGTTGTGCTGGACGTTGATGCTGCTCACGGCGCCCGTGCTCCAGCTCCAGTTCCCGGTCTCCGCGGCGGCGCGGCATCTGGCTCGGCGCGCGGTGGGGAAGAAGGCGTCATGGCTTCCTCCCGCGGTGGGGGTGCTGGTGTTCGTGGGGGTGGAGTGGCTTGCGCCCAAGCCCTTCTCGGACACGTTGGGGCAGGGGCTCGTCTACTCGGAGCGGCTTCGCCAGGGCGCGGACCTCGCGGGGGCCGCGGGGCTCACGCTCGTGCTGCTGCTGGTCAATGAGTGTCTGCTCGCGGCGGGGGTGGCGTTCCGCACGCGGGGCGGTGCGTACGCGCTGCGCCGATTGATGGCGGCCGGGGCCCTTGTCTCGGGGTTGGTGGGTTATGGCGCCGTCCGGCTTCACCAGGTGCGCGAGGCGACCCAGGCGGAGCCGTTGCTGGTGGTGGGCGCGGTGCAGGCGAACATCACGAACTACGAGAAGCTCAAGGCGGAGCGGGGCGCGTACGAAGTGGTGCGGATGATTCTCGACACGCACTACGCGCTCTCGGATGGGCTGCTGCGCGAGGCTCCGCTGGATGTGCTCGTCTGGCCCGAGACCGTGTATCCGACGCCCTTCGGTGTGCCCAAGAGCGAGGCGGGCGCGGAGCTCGACGCGGAAATCTCAGGCTATGTCTCCGCTCGCGGTGTGCCGCTCATCTTCGGCTCCTACGACGTGGAGGAGGGGCGCGAGTTCAACGCCGCCATGTTCCTGTCTCCCCCGGCGCGCGAGGGCGGCGGCGCACCCGAGCGCTCCGTGTATCGCAAGTCGAGGCTCTTCCCGCTGACCGAGTGGGTGCCTGAGTTCATCGACTCGCCGCCGCTTCGTGAGTGGCTTCCCTGGACGGGGCGATGGACGCCGGGCCCCGGCCCTCGGACGGTGGGGCTTCGGCGGAGGGATGGGCGGATGCTCCGGGTCGCTCCGCTCATCTGCTACGACACCATCTCCGACTCTTACGTCGCGGAGGAGGTCCGGCAGGACGCGGACCTGCTGCTCACGCTGTCGAATGACTCGTGGTTCTCGGGCACTCATGGGCCGGCGCTCCATCTCACCCACGCCATCTTTCGCAGCATCGAGACGCGCCGGCCTCAGGTGCGGGTGACGAACTCCGGTGTCTCCGCGCTCATCGATGCCTCGGGGGAGATTCTCACCGACATCGGGGATGGCCAGCGGGGGACTCGGGTCATGCGGGTGCCGTCGGCGCCGGTGCGTCCCGGGCTGGCCCTGATGTGGGGTCACTGGCTGGGCCCGGTGGCGCTGGTGCTGGCGGTGCTCCTCCTGGGCGGCGCGGCGCTGGGCGGCCGAGGCACCAGGCTCTAG
- a CDS encoding SGNH/GDSL hydrolase family protein: MSFRRNGLSLAAVVAAGAVSGSAMASTINQNTSWTIDRSTSTTKYRIVAYGDSIYAGYNGGLTSVARRAAPVVQGEYLAKEWNTDMEVIRRTKSGAKADDIYNNKIVSERSYMQAANTRVVMFEMCGNDYLQARSAFSDQTGTCNYSGLEAALAACTTYTERAMQAINQYATTAKVKIVSNIYYPGFDADNVQTGCKDAGTGATINKQVKFLPLLVRSNWRTCNLAEKYGFKCADSFAEMMAADYDSNGDGKVDSDALRYVSGETEDAYVARVTGALRGTLRDANTHFVNASTSYDYIQSDNTHPTYFGTTIGVNIFSGSGSGTGAPQFTDGQVVNGKNPEWNKTGHERMGWEGTRFNPSAP; the protein is encoded by the coding sequence ATGTCCTTCCGTCGCAATGGGCTGTCCTTGGCCGCTGTGGTCGCGGCTGGTGCGGTGAGTGGAAGCGCGATGGCGAGCACCATCAACCAGAACACGTCGTGGACCATCGACCGGTCCACGTCCACGACGAAGTACCGCATCGTGGCGTACGGCGACTCCATTTATGCGGGCTACAACGGTGGGCTCACGAGCGTGGCGCGCCGCGCGGCCCCCGTGGTGCAGGGTGAGTACCTGGCGAAGGAGTGGAACACGGACATGGAGGTCATCCGCCGCACCAAGTCCGGCGCGAAGGCGGATGACATCTACAACAACAAGATTGTCTCCGAGCGCTCGTACATGCAGGCGGCCAACACGCGCGTCGTGATGTTCGAGATGTGCGGCAATGACTATCTGCAGGCGCGCAGCGCGTTCTCCGACCAGACGGGGACCTGTAACTACAGCGGCCTGGAGGCGGCGCTGGCGGCCTGTACCACGTACACGGAGAGGGCCATGCAGGCCATCAACCAGTACGCGACCACCGCCAAGGTCAAGATTGTCTCCAACATCTACTACCCCGGCTTCGACGCGGACAACGTGCAGACGGGCTGCAAGGACGCGGGAACGGGCGCGACCATCAACAAGCAGGTGAAGTTCCTCCCCCTGCTGGTCCGCAGCAACTGGCGCACCTGCAACCTGGCGGAGAAGTACGGCTTCAAGTGCGCGGACTCGTTCGCGGAGATGATGGCCGCCGACTACGACTCCAACGGCGACGGCAAGGTGGACTCCGACGCCCTTCGCTACGTCTCCGGTGAGACCGAGGACGCGTACGTGGCCCGCGTCACCGGCGCCCTGCGCGGCACGCTGCGCGACGCGAACACGCACTTCGTCAACGCCAGCACCAGCTACGACTACATCCAGTCGGACAACACCCACCCGACGTACTTCGGCACCACCATTGGCGTGAACATCTTCTCGGGCTCGGGCTCCGGCACCGGCGCGCCCCAGTTCACCGACGGCCAGGTCGTCAACGGGAAGAACCCCGAGTGGAACAAGACCGGCCACGAGCGCATGGGCTGGGAAGGCACGCGCTTCAACCCCTCCGCGCCGTGA